A stretch of DNA from Acropora palmata chromosome 12, jaAcrPala1.3, whole genome shotgun sequence:
TGTAGTAGCCTCGGATTTCCCAGTGGATTTTTTGCATATAAAACTCACCTGTGCAGTTGAAAATATTCactcattttgaaattaataGAAAAACAATTGATTAATTTTTCCTCATTAGAGCAAATATATTCGTTGTATTAAGACAAAGTGATGTTGCAATAAACGGTCAATGAGAAAAACGCAATGTATTcgttattttgacaatttagcTGTCAGTTCATTCTGAGCTTCTTTGCTCGTCACTACAGAAGACTTGACGTCTTTCAGTTTGTCATAGCGTTTGGATTGTCAGTGTGTCCAGAGGCATTGCCGAGTTTGTTTTATATTAAAAGGCCACAGAAAATGTTACACTGATATCTGAAtggaaatgaataatttttaagTGCCAACTGAATATAAGGAAACCAGAAGTTCTTTgcctaaaagaaaaattcctgaTAATTTGCCGACCTGACCTCTCATCACTAAATAAGCGTAACGATTTCGTATCTTCATGCCGACACAGAAACAAAGCGTTGCTACGTAACAGGTGAACTTTTAAGTTTTAAGTTTACCGCGTAATTGATTATGTAAGTTTCCCCAGTATATACACGATAGTCACATGAATATTCTTTCATTAAACCCCTGAAGAGAGAAGCGAttcacgaaacaggcttgtcgTGAAAATGTAGTTGCgtccttttttcctcttaaaatatttattccgCTCTGCTTcaatgtattgagcactgttccACGTGAAAATCGACTCGCAGACTCGCTATCTATCTAGCTATCTATCTAGAtagatacttaacaattattcctcgagcccgaatgggctatgagtcaatagcccatgaggccgaatgCCGAATGgtctattgattcagagcccatgagggcgagaggaataattgttttagtaaaatccaactagttggtcaaaaaaatatcgagacaaaacatctttcgctagttaaagccattattttggttttcaaagccggcgcttttcgctactagtgggctataacatatagcgtactagtagctcaaccaatcagaacgcagtattggtaatagaccactagttggatttgaCTAATAGTAGATAGTCTTGGTCATAGTCTATCCTTGCTGTATAGTGCTCAATGCAATCGCGGAGCGTGGTATATCTGAAAAATGGACTAGTCAATAAGACATAACTAAGTCACAGAAAAAGTTATGTCTTATTGACTAGTCCATTTTTCAGATGCACAGTAAGAGAGCTTCTGTCGCCCTTGTGAACTTGTGAACCCTAATGatagttatttttctttttggaaaggaagaaaaaaacaatgaattcaTGGCTTTTTTCTCTATcttgaacaataataaattcctGAAATATTAACTCCTGACATTTGAGGTGAGCCTACTTAACATGCAAGCTGCTAGACTCGTGCCGGTCTAGTTACTActttattttccaaaaaaaaaaaaaaaactcgcaagaattttttttctaaaattaaagacttaacaacaagaaaaaaatctatTCTTGCAAACTAAAATATCAACTAGATAAGATGAAACCAGAAGATATCAAACCACGACAAGTATTAAAAGAACAGATCCACGGTctaaagttttcaaaaaactaaATTACAAAGTGTTCCCATTTCATTCTCGTTAATACTTGGCGGCGCTCTTAGCAATCTGTCGCGTACTTATAACTAAACAGACGCTAACTGAGTCGCGTTCTGTTCCACTCTCTGTGAAGAACGGTGTAGAAATATTCTCTTAAATCCTTCCTGAAAGTTTGAACTTCGGGAAGCGTACAATACGGGGTTAAGGCATAAACTTATTGCTAATAGAAAAAGAAGTACAGCCTTACGTCTTACATAAAAGTCGAATTCTATCTCTTTCCTGAAAGTAATAGCGTAGAAAAGAGCAAAGGGACCGTAACCGAGAAGAAAGCCGCTGGTTGCCAGGATGAAGGTTATcagaagtttctttttctcagaATTGTCTTCATTGGTACTTTCCGCGCAAACAGCGTTGGAAAAATACAATCCTTTAATCAAGGATCCataacagaaaagaaagaccACTACTGGAATGTACCCGGTGAGTACACAATATGTAATCGAATAAATATTGCTCTCTAAGGTCGCTTTGAAGCCCCACGGTCCATGACAGGAACTATAATTCGCTTCCTTATTCCATTCGTGAAGGAAAAATCCTGGAAAACCTAAGACTGTGTTTGAAATCCAAATAAGAGCAATTGCTTTCTTAATATTCTGTTCGTTTAAGCGCAAATTCGAGCTGAAAGGTTTCAATATGGCGTGATACCTTTCGACAGCGATAACTGAAAGAGTTGAAGCTGATGAAGCCATAGCAATATCCCCAATTACCACACACTTACAAAGCAATTTGCCTACGTTTTCCACTAAAAGGCCGAAGCCTCCACTATAGGCAAAGTACATCGGTATTATCAAAATAACAATGGCATCACTAACCGCCAGGTTAGCTAAAAGATAATTTGTTGTCGTATGCATTTCTCGTGTCTTGTGCACTATTCGAATCACCATTGAATTACCAATTAGTCCAAAAATATATAGTGGAATGCTCGCTAAAGCAAAACCCAGGACAAACAAATCAGCCATTTTTTCCCTTGTGCCTTTTAGTTTAGTTTATCTTCCCAACATAAGTGCAACATTCAACCAAATGTCCGAGTAAAACATCCACATTTGCATGGCGTTCAAGAAACCCAGCTTTGAAAACATCCAAGACCCTTTAACTTGAAGCCAATGAATTTGTGCCTTGAACCATCCTTGACAATTTGGAATTTTGCACAaggtttgaaaagaaaaggctgtagagataaaagaaaatatatgaTAAATGCGTCCAAAAGtcatacaaaataaaacaagtatAGAAATGCTacaatttgcatttttgcaGCTTGTTAAAAGGTTAGAACTAGAGAAACACCTGTCATCGATTTTATTCCTTTGGTTTACCGGCAAACACCTTAGGTTGGCTTATTTGACATTGCTTGACACTACCCTAGCGGTTTAGAATAAATGCAACTTGACtctactctggtttaaaataaatgcaactgAGAGATTTACGATGCACGAGGCATTGTTTGGACATTGTCTAGTGTCTTCATCAGGGGTGATCTAAAGTTGTTACACGACTTTTTTTATACACTCAATAACTTgcgtttattgtttttaatgagGAGTAGAGAGATGTCAGGTAAAAGGCCGCCATCATCACGCTGCAAAGGATATTTGggtttccaaaaaaaatatgaaccCAATGTCTGAAAAAGTTTTTGGCTACCCAAAATTTCTTTAATGGACTCCGTAACGCCACTACCGTAAGGGATAAGTGCAAAACTAGTGAGTCAATACTTAGTTCACCGAAGTTTTAAATAAAGAAGTACCTAGCTTGCAACGATTACAACGAAACTTTTGAGGTACCTAAACACTTTACGCACTGAATACTTATCAGAGctcattttgcttttaatcaTCGGATGATGGATGATTTTTAGCCCTTCCAAACAAAGTTCTTGTCGCGGACTATTTATGACCAATATAATGGT
This window harbors:
- the LOC141861141 gene encoding substance-K receptor-like — its product is MADLFVLGFALASIPLYIFGLIGNSMVIRIVHKTREMHTTTNYLLANLAVSDAIVILIIPMYFAYSGGFGLLVENVGKLLCKCVVIGDIAMASSASTLSVIAVERYHAILKPFSSNLRLNEQNIKKAIALIWISNTVLGFPGFFLHEWNKEANYSSCHGPWGFKATLESNIYSITYCVLTGYIPVVVFLFCYGSLIKGLYFSNAVCAESTNEDNSEKKKLLITFILATSGFLLGYGPFALFYAITFRKEIEFDFYVRRKAVLLFLLAISLCLNPVLYASRSSNFQEGFKRIFLHRSSQRVEQNATQLASV